One Comamonas odontotermitis genomic window, TGTACAGCTATGGCTTAGGCTTCCGACTTGTTCTTCAGCACTTGGCGGCCACGGTAGAAGCCGTTGGGGCTGATGTGGTGACGCAGATGGGTTTCGCCGGTGGTTGGCTCCACAGCGATACCAGGCACGTTCAGTGCATTGTGCGAACGGTGCATGCCGCGCTTGGAAGGAGATTTCTTGTTTTGTTGAACAGCCATGATGGCTCCTGAGTCTTGAAAGGGTTGGTGACACGGCCTGCGTAAAACAGACGCATGCCCTAAAAATACGCGATTAGCCCATTAAAGACACGAGGGGGATTCGCGCGAAGCCTCAAATTATAGCAAAGATCGCTGGCAGGCTTCAATCCTCGTGCATCAAGGTTTGGTTTTATCCAGCCGCAGAGATGCCAAAGCAGCAAAAGGATTGGCTTTTTCCGTATTCGCCACCTCGAAATCCTGGGTAGCAGACTCCAGTTTCAGCTCCACCGGGCATTCGTCGTGCATGGGAACCATGGGGAGCGCCATCAGCAATTCGTCCTCGATCAGCTCATGGGCATTGAAGTGCGGCTCCAGCACCAGCACATCCTCCTCGCTCTCGTCATCCAGGGCGGCGGCGGTCGCCTCATCCTTTACAAAGCGGAAAGACCGCTCGGTCTGCACGGCGATATCGGCCGGACGCAGGCAACGCTGGCACTGCATTTGCACCACGGTATCGGCCTGCAGGTGCAGCCAGGCATGTCCGGGGCCCCCTGCGGCTTCGCGCCACTCGCCATCCAGCGACCAGCGCACGGGCTGGTCAGTTGCAGCTTCGCCGCGCAGGTCCTCAGCCATCAGACGGGGAAACTGCCCCATCGGCTGATCGCCGTCAAGCTCGGCTTCATGCTGTGCAAAAGCCTTGATATCAAGGCGGTTGACTGAAAATTCCTTTGTCATGCGCGCCAGTGTAAGAGAATCTGGGCATGTCTGAATCCCACTCGCCCCGCGCCCTTGTTCTGGGCTCCACCTCCCGCTACCGGCACGAGCTGCTCTCTCGTTTTCGACTGCTGTTTGAAACCGCCTCGCCCGATGTCGACGAAACCCCGCAGTCTGGCGAAGCACCGGCCGCCCTGGCGTTGCGCCTGGCCCTGGCCAAGGCCCATGCAGTGGCCGCACAGTTTCCCGAAGCCATCGTCATCGGCTCCGACCAGGTGGCCGACCTGAACGGCCAACCACTGGGCAAGCCCCTGGTGCATGACAGGGCAGTGGCCCAACTGCGCGCCATGAGTGGCCAGAGCATGCAGTTCCACACCGCCGTCGCCGTGGTCTGCAAGGCCACCGGCTTTGCGCAGGCAGACACCGCCGTGGTGCGAACCGTGTTCCGCAACCTGAGCGATGCCGAGATTGAACGCTACCTGCGCGCCGAAGAACCGTACGATTGCGCCGGCAGCGCCAAGAGCGAAGGCCTGGGCATCACCTTGCTGGACGCCATCGAGAGCGACGACCCGACGGCGCTGATCGGTCTGCCCCTCATCCGCACCGCCCGCCTGTTGCGCGCTGCAGGAGTGATCCTGCCATGAGCGAGAACACCCGCAAGGGACGACTTTTTCTCGTCCCTACCCCGCTTGATTTCGGCTGCACCACCGACGCGCCACTGACCGATGTGCTGCCCGCCCATACCGTGCAGGCCGCAGCCCGCATTACCCATTGGGTCTGCGAAAACGCCAAAAGCTGCCGCGCCTTCCTCAAACGGGTGGACGCCGTGGCGCCGTTGGCCACACCCCTGCAGCAGCAAGCCATACAGGAGCTGCCGCGTGAGGCGCACAAAAAAGGCGACCACCTCCCGCAAACGGCCTCTGGCGCCGACGCCAGCATGTTGATTGCCGCTGCCTTGCAAGGCCATGACATCGGCCTGGTCAGCGAAGCGGGCATGCCAGCGATAGCAGACCCAGGCAGCTCGGTGGTCCGTGCCGCGCATGATGCGGGCGTTGAAGTGGTGCCGCTGGTAGGCCCCACCTCTCTGCTGCTGGCTCTGGCTGCCAGCGGACTCAATGGGCAGAACTTCGCCTTTGTCGGCTATGTGCCCAGCGATGGGGCGCAACGCGTCGCCCGGCTGCGCGAGCTGGAGCAACTGGCGCTGCGGCAAGGACAGACACAGATCTTCATCGAAACGCCTTACCGCAACCCTGCCCTGATGAGCGCCCTGCTGCAGACCCTGCAGGCCAACACCCGCCTGTCAATCTCCAGCGGCCTCACGCTGGAAAGTGCTCGTACCCAAAGCCGCCTGGTCAAGCAATGGAAGCCGCTGAACCCCGAACTGGACAACCGCACCCCCATGGTGTTTGCGATTGGGCGCTGAGGCGATCATGCCAGGCGCGCACGCCTGCTTTTCGGGCTGTTCATCAAGTATTGGCTGACCACAAGGCTGCGCTACCCCTCCCAAAGGGGTTTGCGCATCCTCTCGGTTAGATGGCATAAAAAAAGCGGTGCTCGTGCACCGCCTTTGTGTTTATAGCTATTAAATAGCTAGCATTCAAATCACCTGATCAGCGCAGGCTGGGCATCATTGACCGCATGGTACTGACAGCCCCCGCGCCCACTGAAGCGCCAAACTTCTTGGCAAAGCGCTCGGCCACGTTCTCGCGGCGGGTGTAGTCCACCACATCTTCGGCGCCCACCACATCGCGCGCCACCTGATCGAGGCTGCCCAGGCCGTCAGCCAGGCCCAGCTTGACCGCTTCCTGCCCGGTCCAGAACAGGCCGCTGAAGGTGTCTTCGGTCTCCTTCAGGCGCTCGCCACGCCCCTGGCGCACCACAGCGATGAACTGCTGGTGGATCTGCCCCAGCATCTGCTGGGCATAGGCTTTCTGTTTGTCATTCATGGGGCTGAATGGATCCAGCATGCCCTTGTTGCTGCCAGCGGTGAGCAGGCGGCGCTCCACGCCCAACTTTTCCATGGTGCCGGTAAAGCCAAAACCGTCCATCAGCACGCCGATGCTTCCCACGATGCTGGCCTTGTCGACATAGATGCTGTCCGCTGCGGCTGCAATGTAATAGGCAGCAGAAGCACAGGACTCCTCCACCACCGCGTACATGGGTTTTTTATGCAGGGCCTTGAGGCGCACGATCTCGTCATTGATCATGCCGGCCTGCACGGGGCTGCCGCCGGGAGAGTTGATCAGCAGCACCACAGCCTTGGCGCCATCGTCCTCGAATGCGGTGCGCAGTGCAGCAATCACGTATTCGGCACTCGCGTCTGCGCCAGACGCGATTTCGCCTTTCAGCTCCACCACGGCCGTATGCTCGGTCGACGAGGCAGACGAAGCGCTTTCCGAACTGAACAGGTAGATGACCAGCGCAATGAAGGCGATGAGCCAGGCCAGTCGAAAGAAGATCTTCCAGCGACGCGCGGCGCGCTGCTCCTTGAGCGTATCAAAGGCCAGGCGCTCCAGCACGGAGCGCTCCCAGCCGGGCGCCTGCGCTGCCGCTGTGGATACAGCCGCTGCCGCTGGAGCGGCCTGTCCCCACAGATCAGGCGCAGGTTGCGGATTCTGCTCGGGGTTCTTGTCCATCGGATTCATCTTAAAACTCAAGAGGTTGGAGGCGGTAGTCAGTGTGCCAGTACACCACCCCGCCTTGTTCGCTCAACACGATTTTGACCAGGCCACCACGGCAAGGGCCGCCAGCGCAGGCTCCAGTATCCGGCACATAGGCAGCACCATGGGTTGCGCATAACAACCAGTTACCGGTGTCATCAAAAAAACGGTCGGGCTGGTAGTCCATTTCCATCGCCACATGGGTGCAACGGTTCAGATAGGCGTGCACCACATCGCGGTAGCGAACGGCGAATGCGCGACAGGTCTGGCCAGCAAAGATCACATCAAAAGGCACGGCACGCCCACCATTGCTCAAGTCTTTGCTATTACAAAGTGCTATTGCCCGGGCTTGTGCCTCTGCCATTGTTGCTCCTGCTTGCTGCGCGCCAATCACTGTACATGCAAACAGTAATCAGGCCATACGCTAGGCATTGCCTGCCATCCATTGTTGCAAATCAGCAACAGAATGCGCAATGAACAGCGGGCCAAAGGCCTCAAAGCCATCAGGGTGGTGAGCGCCATAGCTCACGGCCACACTGGCGCAGCCTGCGTTGACTGCCATCTGCAGATCATGGGTGGTATCACCCACCATCAACAAGCGCTCGGGCGCCACATCCATCTCGGCCATCAACTCCTGCAGCATCA contains:
- the rpmF gene encoding 50S ribosomal protein L32, which codes for MAVQQNKKSPSKRGMHRSHNALNVPGIAVEPTTGETHLRHHISPNGFYRGRQVLKNKSEA
- a CDS encoding Rieske (2Fe-2S) protein, coding for MAEAQARAIALCNSKDLSNGGRAVPFDVIFAGQTCRAFAVRYRDVVHAYLNRCTHVAMEMDYQPDRFFDDTGNWLLCATHGAAYVPDTGACAGGPCRGGLVKIVLSEQGGVVYWHTDYRLQPLEF
- a CDS encoding S49 family peptidase; this encodes MNPMDKNPEQNPQPAPDLWGQAAPAAAAVSTAAAQAPGWERSVLERLAFDTLKEQRAARRWKIFFRLAWLIAFIALVIYLFSSESASSASSTEHTAVVELKGEIASGADASAEYVIAALRTAFEDDGAKAVVLLINSPGGSPVQAGMINDEIVRLKALHKKPMYAVVEESCASAAYYIAAAADSIYVDKASIVGSIGVLMDGFGFTGTMEKLGVERRLLTAGSNKGMLDPFSPMNDKQKAYAQQMLGQIHQQFIAVVRQGRGERLKETEDTFSGLFWTGQEAVKLGLADGLGSLDQVARDVVGAEDVVDYTRRENVAERFAKKFGASVGAGAVSTMRSMMPSLR
- a CDS encoding YceD family protein; protein product: MTKEFSVNRLDIKAFAQHEAELDGDQPMGQFPRLMAEDLRGEAATDQPVRWSLDGEWREAAGGPGHAWLHLQADTVVQMQCQRCLRPADIAVQTERSFRFVKDEATAAALDDESEEDVLVLEPHFNAHELIEDELLMALPMVPMHDECPVELKLESATQDFEVANTEKANPFAALASLRLDKTKP
- a CDS encoding Maf family nucleotide pyrophosphatase, whose translation is MSESHSPRALVLGSTSRYRHELLSRFRLLFETASPDVDETPQSGEAPAALALRLALAKAHAVAAQFPEAIVIGSDQVADLNGQPLGKPLVHDRAVAQLRAMSGQSMQFHTAVAVVCKATGFAQADTAVVRTVFRNLSDAEIERYLRAEEPYDCAGSAKSEGLGITLLDAIESDDPTALIGLPLIRTARLLRAAGVILP
- a CDS encoding SAM-dependent methyltransferase translates to MSENTRKGRLFLVPTPLDFGCTTDAPLTDVLPAHTVQAAARITHWVCENAKSCRAFLKRVDAVAPLATPLQQQAIQELPREAHKKGDHLPQTASGADASMLIAAALQGHDIGLVSEAGMPAIADPGSSVVRAAHDAGVEVVPLVGPTSLLLALAASGLNGQNFAFVGYVPSDGAQRVARLRELEQLALRQGQTQIFIETPYRNPALMSALLQTLQANTRLSISSGLTLESARTQSRLVKQWKPLNPELDNRTPMVFAIGR